The following are encoded in a window of Armatimonadota bacterium genomic DNA:
- a CDS encoding Flp family type IVb pilin, which produces MHSSKLQALATQALRQDDEGQGLAEYALILGLVAVVAIIALIFLGNGVSGALSTVGTAM; this is translated from the coding sequence GTGCACAGCTCCAAGCTCCAGGCACTCGCGACACAGGCTCTCCGTCAGGACGACGAGGGTCAGGGTCTCGCCGAATACGCACTCATCCTCGGCCTCGTCGCCGTCGTGGCAATCATTGCGCTGATCTTCCTCGGCAACGGTGTCAGCGGCGCCCTGAGCACCGTTGGCACCGCGATGTAG